gttgttatggaaacctggagtaaaactgtgtgtatgtggagactaagagcctgcaagcttctattggctgataagggtcatgtgaccgtgtgtatggcagttgagaTATGAAGAgagaggcttgtattggctaatgcaggttgttttttgggaatatctcgggaacggtacgtcctagagagctgagaccccccccacaagatttctttccaggtagcaagggatgtgtatgccaagttttgttgaaattgATGGTTGCGTTCGCGGaacgaacatacatacatacagtccttttttatattttatagaaTTGCGTAGATCACCCAAGTGTTTTGACCAGCTGAGTGCCTTGACCCTAACCAAAGACGTGGGAAAAGGGGATGCCATGTGTAAAATGTGCCGTCTGGTTGGTTCTTTACGGTTTTGCTGGACCCCTCTGGTCTTTACAATGGAAAATAGCACTGTATGAGGCCTGGAGTTATCTATGGCAGAAGACCAAGTTGGCGGACAGAATTGGGAGGTGGTGGCTTTTCAGTAAAGTAGAGAATGACTTTTACTGTATGTAAGATCCCTTAACGAATACTTTCCTGTTCTGTTGTAGTACAAGCTCCAACTTATAAAATATGTGGGGATTTAAATTCCGACATCACGTTGTCTTTGGCACCTTTGGGTATCGAGaggaaaataaagtttacatccCCAAAAAAAGACGTGCTGATTGCGAAGACTGAAAATGGCAAAGTGACTTCCATATTGAACAACAAATACAAGCTTCGTGATAATGGGACCAAACTGGTCATAGAAAATGTGACTGAAGATGATGTTGGaatatacacagatgacattactTTAAATGAagatggtgaagtgagaaaagagACCTTTAACGTCACCATTTGTGGTGGTATGTATTCCTGGTTATTGAGTTTAAAGGGCAAACCAAGAGTAAATGAACATTACAGAAAAACAAGTCACGTAGTGTGGATAGTGCTGACCCTACTACAGGGCGGCGGGGGATGTCAGACCCTGAAGATAAGACTTCAGatacctgctgtactgacagACGGTCAGCTGGTTGACCATGTGGTCTCCTGGTTGACCATGTGGTCCCAGTTATGGCTGGGCTCCATTATCAGGTTGAAGCAGAGGCCTACATGAGGAACACCTGGTCTTGTAGGATAGGCAAGAACTCTGTTTTGTCCCTGTAGAAGGTCATTGCAATAGGATTCTTTTACTTAAGATTGACTATCTATCATGGACATCAGATTTTACTATACCTAGAAATACAGACACCAGGACCCTGATCATCAGGGTGTGGACAATACTGGGAACATAGTCCAGAGGATGGAGCCACTAGACCCCCAGGACATGGAATTTGTTTGTATAGTACGTAGGTCATGTCTATTTCCATTGTCCACATAAGGATTAAAAACATCAATACAGGGTGTTCAGCTGGAATTGTTGTTCTATAATTCTCCAATTCCTTGAAATGCAGACATGTCTGTATTCTAATAATTGGTGGTGTCTCAGGACCACCTCCTCCAAATGTGGGGGTGTCCTAGAGTTAGCAGAATAGTATAAGATTATGTTGGTGTATAGAGCACTGGAAGGTTTTGGGGACCCTATAGATGTCTTGGTAGTGTATTGGGGACCCTATGGATGTCTTGGTAGTGTATTGgggtagggt
The sequence above is drawn from the Bufo bufo chromosome 11, aBufBuf1.1, whole genome shotgun sequence genome and encodes:
- the LOC120981665 gene encoding uncharacterized protein LOC120981665 isoform X2 — encoded protein: MRPGVIYGRRPSWRTELGVQAPTYKICGDLNSDITLSLAPLGIERKIKFTSPKKDVLIAKTENGKVTSILNNKYKLRDNGTKLVIENVTEDDVGIYTDDITLNEDGEVRKETFNVTICGGDQDDQSSFSTSSSSVPNTQRSHRWIMKMVSLISVLILSVVVLWKCWKRSSDSSGQGDPNNEDHVNFPIQETDTEESSFINIHQGKSEFKDQEDDELRIESTGTEKIIVSSSLYEAF